From the Leifsonia sp. AG29 genome, one window contains:
- the rbfA gene encoding 30S ribosome-binding factor RbfA, giving the protein MADPARARKLADRIKEIIARRLDRGLRDPRLGFVTITDVQVTGDLQHATVFYTVYGSEQERTDTAAALKAATGMLRSEVGKNITARLTPTLEFQLDAIPENAAHIEDLLREARQRDSEVASLASSASYAGDEDPYVKPRTEDDEAEDSEAAADSEDADAR; this is encoded by the coding sequence ATGGCCGATCCCGCACGCGCGAGGAAGCTCGCGGACCGGATCAAGGAGATCATCGCCCGCCGGCTCGACCGCGGCCTCCGCGATCCCCGGCTGGGGTTCGTGACGATCACCGACGTCCAGGTGACGGGTGACCTGCAGCACGCGACCGTGTTCTACACGGTCTACGGCAGCGAGCAGGAGCGCACCGACACGGCGGCGGCGCTGAAGGCCGCCACCGGCATGCTCCGCAGCGAGGTCGGCAAGAACATCACGGCCCGGCTGACGCCGACGCTCGAGTTCCAGCTCGACGCCATCCCGGAGAACGCCGCCCACATCGAGGACCTGCTGCGGGAGGCGCGCCAGCGCGACTCCGAGGTGGCCTCCCTCGCCTCGAGCGCCAGCTACGCCGGCGACGAGGACCCCTACGTCAAACCCCGCACCGAGGACGACGAGGCCGAGGACTCCGAGGCCGCCGCGGACTCCGAGGACGCCGACGCTCGCTGA
- the truB gene encoding tRNA pseudouridine(55) synthase TruB, whose protein sequence is MTRSGLILVDKPAGLTSHDVVARVRRLAATRKVGHAGTLDPMATGLLILGLNSSTRLLTYIVGADKEYRATIRLGATTTTDDADGEIVDRASIDELDLVTDGAVRSGIEALTGEIEQVPSSVSAIKVDGKRAYARVRAGEEVVLAARAVTVSEFELLTTRREGDAIDLDVRVVCSSGTYIRSLARDLGAGLGVGGHLTALRRTRVGAYDVHDAHGLDTLDPGAALIPAVEAAIRLFPRLDLTEQQAIDLTHGRGIHVADWAADDAGPVAAVAPTGHLVGLVEFRGKDARTLVNFPSDEIAAS, encoded by the coding sequence ATGACCCGAAGCGGGCTCATCCTCGTCGACAAGCCGGCGGGGCTCACCAGTCACGATGTCGTCGCGCGCGTCCGCCGCCTCGCCGCCACCCGCAAGGTGGGGCACGCCGGGACGCTCGATCCGATGGCCACCGGCCTCCTCATCCTGGGCCTGAACTCGTCGACCCGCCTCCTGACCTACATCGTCGGCGCCGACAAGGAGTACCGGGCGACCATCCGGCTGGGGGCGACGACCACCACAGACGACGCCGACGGCGAGATCGTCGACCGCGCGAGCATCGACGAGCTCGACCTGGTGACGGACGGCGCCGTGCGTTCCGGCATCGAGGCTCTGACGGGCGAGATCGAACAGGTGCCGAGCTCGGTCAGCGCGATCAAGGTGGACGGCAAGCGCGCCTACGCCCGGGTGCGCGCGGGCGAGGAGGTCGTCCTCGCCGCCCGGGCCGTGACGGTCTCCGAGTTCGAGCTCCTGACCACCCGGCGCGAGGGCGACGCGATCGACCTCGACGTGCGCGTCGTCTGCTCGTCCGGGACCTACATCCGCTCGCTGGCCCGCGATCTCGGTGCGGGACTCGGTGTGGGCGGCCACCTGACCGCACTCCGCCGCACCCGAGTCGGCGCGTACGACGTGCACGACGCCCACGGTCTCGATACGCTCGACCCCGGAGCGGCGCTCATCCCCGCCGTCGAGGCCGCCATCCGGCTGTTCCCGAGGCTCGACCTCACGGAGCAGCAGGCGATCGACCTGACGCACGGCCGCGGGATCCATGTGGCCGACTGGGCGGCGGACGACGCCGGACCGGTCGCGGCGGTCGCCCCGACCGGACACCTGGTGGGACTCGTCGAGTTCCGCGGAAAGGACGCAAGGACCCTCGTGAACTTCCCGTCGGACGAGATCGCCGCGTCGTGA
- a CDS encoding A/G-specific adenine glycosylase, translating into MADGFAAAVVEWYRENRRDLPWRRDGFTAWGTLVSEFMLQQTPVARVIPHLEEWLTRWPTPAALASVPPGEAVRAWKSLGYPRRALWLHAAAVAITEQHGGVVPDDVEALLALPGIGDYTARAVAVFAYGHRHPVVDTNIRRVIARAVDGLGEAAAPAKRDLAAMEALLPRDRPSAAAFNAGMMELGAVVCVARSPRCDACPLAAADACAWRTAGYPAYDGPRKPAQKRYEGSDRQVRGRIMAELRASHLPVSDAELENVWPDAAQRERALAGLLADGLAVAAEDGYTLP; encoded by the coding sequence ATGGCTGACGGGTTCGCCGCCGCGGTCGTCGAGTGGTACCGCGAGAACCGGCGCGACCTGCCGTGGCGCCGCGACGGCTTCACCGCCTGGGGCACGCTGGTCAGCGAGTTCATGCTCCAGCAGACGCCGGTCGCTCGGGTGATCCCGCACCTCGAGGAGTGGCTCACCCGCTGGCCGACGCCGGCCGCCCTCGCATCCGTCCCGCCGGGCGAGGCCGTCCGCGCCTGGAAGTCGCTCGGGTACCCGCGCCGCGCCCTGTGGCTGCACGCGGCGGCCGTCGCCATCACCGAGCAGCACGGCGGTGTGGTCCCCGACGACGTGGAGGCGCTCCTCGCGCTTCCCGGGATCGGCGACTACACAGCCCGTGCCGTGGCGGTGTTCGCATACGGCCACCGGCACCCGGTCGTCGACACGAACATCCGGCGGGTGATCGCCCGGGCGGTCGACGGCCTCGGCGAAGCCGCAGCGCCTGCCAAGCGAGACCTGGCGGCGATGGAGGCGCTCCTCCCCCGTGACCGTCCCTCGGCGGCGGCCTTCAACGCCGGCATGATGGAGCTCGGCGCTGTCGTGTGCGTGGCCCGCTCACCTCGGTGCGACGCCTGCCCGCTCGCCGCGGCGGACGCCTGCGCCTGGCGCACGGCGGGCTACCCCGCCTACGACGGACCGCGGAAGCCCGCTCAGAAACGCTACGAGGGCAGCGATCGACAGGTACGCGGACGGATCATGGCCGAGCTGCGCGCCTCGCACCTCCCGGTGAGCGACGCGGAGCTGGAGAACGTCTGGCCGGACGCGGCCCAGCGCGAGCGGGCCCTCGCCGGGCTGCTCGCCGACGGTCTCGCCGTCGCGGCCGAGGACGGCTACACGCTGCCCTGA
- a CDS encoding ketopantoate reductase family protein translates to MRIGVIGAGAIGGTIAALLERVGHLVEVTARGDQLAAIRENGIRLDGGWGRHTARVSAAETLQTRPELAFVCTKAQDAAAAMRANAELLSGITVVVVQNGLAGLREASEELPGSDCVGALALYAASYLSPGRVTVTTTANTYLGAGDGPPPESAIAAAQILDAAMPAFAIDNFIGAQWTKLMVNQVNAMPAITGLSAQETLGDRGLRRVITASLQEAVRVGYARGVTYGSIQGLDDRILRVVARAPRWAAQSVPLLMRRRMGATPNPGSTLQSIRRGQLTEIDYLNGAVVAEARTAGIEAPVNAALTALVHEVERTGRFVPRAGVVERLAPLLAKHDG, encoded by the coding sequence GTGCGAATCGGCGTGATCGGAGCGGGAGCCATCGGCGGCACGATCGCCGCACTGCTCGAGCGCGTCGGCCATCTCGTGGAGGTGACGGCGCGCGGCGATCAGCTCGCGGCGATCCGCGAGAACGGCATCCGCCTTGACGGCGGCTGGGGGCGTCACACCGCCCGCGTCTCCGCCGCGGAGACCCTCCAGACCCGTCCGGAGCTCGCCTTCGTCTGCACCAAGGCGCAGGACGCCGCTGCCGCGATGCGCGCCAACGCCGAGCTGCTCTCGGGCATCACCGTCGTCGTCGTGCAGAACGGTCTGGCCGGCCTTCGCGAGGCGTCGGAGGAGCTCCCCGGCTCGGACTGCGTCGGCGCCCTCGCGCTCTACGCGGCCAGCTACCTCTCTCCCGGCCGGGTGACGGTCACGACCACCGCGAACACGTACCTCGGAGCCGGCGACGGCCCTCCCCCGGAGTCCGCCATCGCGGCCGCTCAGATCCTCGACGCCGCCATGCCGGCCTTCGCCATCGACAACTTCATCGGCGCGCAGTGGACGAAGCTCATGGTGAACCAGGTGAACGCCATGCCCGCCATCACCGGCCTGAGCGCGCAGGAGACGCTCGGCGACCGCGGGCTCCGTCGCGTGATCACGGCAAGCCTCCAGGAGGCGGTCCGGGTCGGCTACGCGCGCGGCGTCACCTACGGGAGCATCCAGGGGCTCGACGACCGCATCCTCCGCGTCGTGGCGCGCGCGCCGCGGTGGGCGGCCCAGTCCGTCCCGCTGCTCATGAGGCGGCGCATGGGCGCGACGCCGAACCCGGGGTCGACGCTCCAGAGCATCCGGCGCGGTCAGCTCACAGAGATCGACTACCTCAACGGGGCCGTGGTCGCGGAGGCGCGGACCGCCGGGATCGAGGCGCCCGTCAACGCAGCCCTGACAGCGCTCGTGCACGAGGTCGAACGCACCGGCCGGTTCGTCCCGCGGGCAGGGGTGGTCGAGCGTCTGGCACCGCTCCTCGCGAAACACGATGGCTGA
- a CDS encoding TetR/AcrR family transcriptional regulator, which yields MSSVTDKISERIPSAERREQILGAASLVFGERGYFGATTDQIAKAAGISQPYVVRMFGSKENLFVGVLVRSLERLLEAFTSTIDQWKADGSPAAAPDGEPQPVTVSPRLGELGRRLGSAYVNLIEDRGLLLSLMQAFSMGQDPVIGAKARDGFLEIYRMLREEAGFDAEEVRSFLAEGMLLNTLLGLRLHDEYGTDPAATELLECTFRTKLQLVLDVAETQRA from the coding sequence ATGTCAAGCGTGACGGACAAGATCAGCGAGAGGATCCCCTCGGCGGAACGCCGCGAGCAGATCCTCGGCGCCGCGAGCCTCGTGTTCGGCGAGCGGGGCTACTTCGGCGCGACCACCGATCAGATCGCCAAGGCGGCCGGCATCAGCCAGCCCTATGTCGTGCGGATGTTCGGCAGCAAGGAGAACCTCTTCGTCGGGGTGCTGGTCCGGTCGCTCGAGCGGCTGCTGGAAGCGTTTACCTCCACGATCGATCAGTGGAAGGCCGACGGCTCGCCCGCTGCCGCTCCCGACGGTGAGCCGCAGCCGGTGACCGTGAGCCCGCGTCTCGGCGAACTCGGCAGGCGACTCGGGTCCGCCTACGTCAACCTGATCGAGGACCGCGGACTCCTGCTCTCGCTGATGCAGGCGTTCAGCATGGGACAGGATCCGGTGATCGGGGCGAAGGCGCGGGACGGCTTCCTCGAGATCTACCGGATGCTCCGCGAGGAGGCGGGCTTCGACGCCGAGGAGGTCCGCTCGTTCCTGGCGGAGGGCATGCTGCTCAACACCCTGCTCGGCCTGCGGCTCCACGACGAGTACGGGACCGACCCCGCCGCGACCGAGCTGCTCGAGTGCACCTTCCGGACCAAGCTGCAGCTCGTGCTCGACGTCGCGGAGACCCAGCGCGCATGA
- a CDS encoding DHA2 family efflux MFS transporter permease subunit, which produces MSVPTARRVPVWLAIIAASLPMFMATLDNLVVTSALPVIARDLSASIEQLQWVVNAYTLSFATLMLMAVALGDRLGRRSVFFAGAIIFTAASAASALATEPWMLIAARAVQGAGAAALLPLSLTLLAGSVSERLRPAAIGIWGGISGLGVALGPLIGGAVVQGWNWQAIFWLNVPLGVIAVPLILFALPNSFGDRVRADIVGLLLAAPGVLGIVYGIVRGNDAGWDSAEVLLSLAAGSVLLIAFVFWEARATAPLLPLRLFRDRSFTVANLVGVTFSFGIFGAVFILIQFLQVVQGHTPLEAGVMTMPWTLAPMVVAPLTGLVSSRTGTRLPIVVGLVLLAFSMGWIAATLSATVPYSELWPPFLLAGIGMGLVFAPSSTAVLANMRPADHAKASGTNSTLREVGVALGVAVLTAVFTGAGGTLTPTGYVDAAIPAVWVGASVLAGAAVIALALPSGRRRAERRPADGAAEPVVAEPAPVLAD; this is translated from the coding sequence ATGTCCGTCCCCACCGCCCGGCGCGTACCGGTCTGGCTCGCGATCATCGCGGCCTCCCTACCGATGTTCATGGCGACGCTCGACAACCTGGTCGTCACGAGTGCCCTCCCCGTCATCGCGCGGGACCTCAGCGCCTCCATCGAACAGCTCCAGTGGGTGGTGAACGCGTACACCCTCAGCTTCGCGACCCTCATGCTCATGGCCGTCGCGCTCGGCGACCGGCTCGGGAGGCGCTCGGTCTTCTTCGCCGGCGCCATCATCTTCACGGCGGCCAGCGCCGCCAGCGCACTCGCCACCGAGCCGTGGATGCTCATCGCAGCGCGCGCCGTCCAGGGCGCGGGCGCCGCGGCCCTCCTGCCCCTATCGCTCACGCTGCTGGCCGGCAGTGTCAGCGAGCGGCTCCGGCCCGCCGCGATCGGCATCTGGGGAGGCATCTCCGGGCTCGGCGTCGCGCTCGGCCCGCTCATCGGCGGCGCCGTGGTGCAGGGTTGGAACTGGCAGGCCATCTTCTGGCTCAACGTTCCGCTCGGCGTCATCGCGGTCCCGCTGATCCTGTTCGCGCTCCCCAACAGCTTCGGCGACCGGGTCCGCGCCGACATCGTCGGCCTGCTCCTCGCCGCGCCGGGCGTTCTGGGGATCGTCTACGGCATCGTCCGCGGCAACGACGCCGGGTGGGACAGCGCCGAGGTGCTCCTCTCCCTGGCCGCCGGCTCAGTGCTCCTCATCGCCTTCGTGTTCTGGGAGGCGCGCGCGACCGCGCCGCTCCTCCCGCTGCGGCTGTTCCGCGACCGCAGCTTCACGGTCGCGAACCTGGTCGGCGTCACCTTCAGCTTCGGCATCTTCGGCGCGGTCTTCATCCTGATCCAGTTCCTGCAGGTCGTGCAGGGCCACACTCCGCTCGAGGCGGGCGTCATGACGATGCCGTGGACGCTCGCACCGATGGTGGTCGCTCCGCTGACCGGGCTCGTCTCCTCGCGCACCGGGACGCGCCTCCCGATCGTGGTGGGGCTCGTGCTCCTCGCCTTCTCGATGGGGTGGATCGCGGCCACCCTGTCGGCGACGGTCCCGTACTCGGAGCTGTGGCCCCCGTTCCTCCTCGCGGGCATCGGGATGGGGCTGGTCTTCGCACCGAGCTCGACGGCGGTGCTCGCGAACATGCGGCCCGCCGATCACGCGAAGGCGTCGGGAACGAACTCGACCCTGCGGGAGGTCGGCGTCGCGCTCGGCGTCGCCGTGCTGACCGCGGTGTTCACCGGCGCGGGAGGCACGCTCACCCCGACCGGGTACGTGGACGCGGCGATCCCGGCCGTCTGGGTCGGAGCCTCGGTGCTCGCGGGGGCCGCCGTCATCGCCCTGGCCCTCCCGAGCGGCCGGCGCCGCGCGGAGCGCCGGCCGGCGGACGGAGCGGCCGAGCCGGTCGTCGCGGAACCAGCCCCGGTTCTCGCCGACTGA
- a CDS encoding YciI family protein — protein MYAVSFYDPDPESTPERFARIAAAYPRHRAYLDEFAASGDVLMIGAFGDPQAQGSMAIFRSREAAERFRDGDPFVTEGLVYRSRILDWDPLIFAGG, from the coding sequence ATGTACGCCGTCTCGTTCTACGACCCGGACCCCGAGTCCACGCCGGAGCGCTTCGCCCGGATCGCGGCCGCCTATCCGCGCCACCGCGCCTACCTCGACGAGTTCGCCGCCTCGGGCGACGTGCTGATGATCGGCGCCTTCGGCGATCCTCAGGCGCAGGGCTCGATGGCGATCTTCCGGTCGCGCGAGGCGGCGGAGCGGTTCCGCGACGGTGACCCGTTCGTCACGGAGGGACTCGTCTACCGGTCCCGGATCCTCGACTGGGACCCGCTGATCTTCGCCGGCGGCTGA